CGAGAGTCTGTGCGGTGTGTTCGGATCCGGGGGACCGCTGTTTGATGTCGCTTCGAAACGGGGCGTCAGCGCTTTTTCGCTGGATGCGTGCCGCTTGGGCAAGGTGCGGACGGTGGCGGAGCTTTACCGCCGTTTTCGCCAAGAGAGAGTGGCGGTCGCGCAGGTACATGGTGCCTATCTCCTTCAATATGTCATGCCCGCCGCATTGCTGGCCGGTGTTGCGGTTGTTTACACTGAGCACGCCAGACATTCTCTGGGCAGACACGCGTGGCTGCGACGCTTAGCCCGGTTGCATGGGCGTTTGTTCGGGAAGATGGTCTGCGTGTCTCAGAACCTGCGCGGCTTCATGATTGATGTTGTCGGCCTCAGGTCCGACCGGATCGAGGTGATACCCAACGGGATCGACCTGTCCCGGTTCGCGCAGCCCGCTCATGAGCGCAGACAGAAAAGCGAGGGTGTGGTGATCGGGACAGTGGCTAGGCTGACCGAGGCCAAAGATCACGGGAACCTGCTGCACGCCTTCGCCACGGTCCGAAAGGAAGTGCCGGGCGTCCGCCTGTTGCTGGTGGGTGACGGGGAATTGCGACAGGAGATCGAGTCTCTGGTGTCCTCTCTGGGGTTGGAGGATGCCGTGGAAATGACGGGCAAGCGCAGTGACATCCCACACCTGCTCACCGGCATGGACATCTTTGTTTTGCCTTCGCGCCGGGAGGGTTTTCCCGTCTCCATTATCGAGGCCATGGCCTGCGGTAGGCCGGTGGTAGCCACGGATGTCGGTGGTGTCAGGGAGATCATTGACGACGGCGTGGACGGGATCGTCGTTCCGCCCGAAGACGCAGCCG
This DNA window, taken from Desulfomicrobium sp. ZS1, encodes the following:
- the pelF gene encoding GT4 family glycosyltransferase PelF — protein: MALGNIHIMQVIFALEFGGAESLALNVCSLLREDERFSESLCGVFGSGGPLFDVASKRGVSAFSLDACRLGKVRTVAELYRRFRQERVAVAQVHGAYLLQYVMPAALLAGVAVVYTEHARHSLGRHAWLRRLARLHGRLFGKMVCVSQNLRGFMIDVVGLRSDRIEVIPNGIDLSRFAQPAHERRQKSEGVVIGTVARLTEAKDHGNLLHAFATVRKEVPGVRLLLVGDGELRQEIESLVSSLGLEDAVEMTGKRSDIPHLLTGMDIFVLPSRREGFPVSIIEAMACGRPVVATDVGGVREIIDDGVDGIVVPPEDAAALAAAILGLVRDPDGRSRLGERAVHKAAVYFSDQTMIGNYMRLFTSVGGARA